The Chryseobacterium geocarposphaerae genome window below encodes:
- a CDS encoding dicarboxylate/amino acid:cation symporter, which produces MKGQNKLFFAIIIALILGVGIGGFVHLNYPESAEPFSKNIKLLGTVFIRLVQMIIAPLVFSTLVVGIAKMSDIKMIGRVGTKAMLWFISASLVSLFIGLVLVNWLEPGHVTKLPIQDAASAEELLKSSKGFSMEDFVKHVIPKSIFEAFATNEVLQIVVFSIMFGIALANLGEEYSQPVIKLFDIIAHGILKMVGYIMWFAPLGVLGAIAAVVATNGFEIFKVYAIYLRDFFFALAVLWLVLLLVGYLILGNRLFDLLRRIKAPLLIAFSTTSSEAVFPKLVEELERFGCNNRVVSFILPLGYSFNLDGSMMYMTFASIFIAQIYGVEMTVGQQITMLLVLMLTSKGIAGVPRASLVIIVATCSMFGIPPEGIALILPIDHFCDMGRSMTNVLGNALATSAVSKWEGQLENHGGDI; this is translated from the coding sequence ATGAAAGGACAAAATAAACTATTTTTTGCAATCATCATTGCCCTTATCTTAGGAGTCGGAATTGGCGGTTTCGTTCATTTGAACTACCCTGAAAGTGCAGAGCCATTTTCAAAAAACATAAAACTGCTAGGAACAGTTTTCATCAGATTGGTTCAGATGATTATTGCCCCTTTAGTTTTCTCCACGCTTGTGGTGGGTATTGCTAAGATGAGCGATATTAAAATGATCGGAAGAGTAGGGACGAAAGCAATGTTATGGTTTATTTCAGCTTCTCTGGTTTCCCTTTTCATCGGACTGGTTTTAGTGAATTGGCTGGAACCGGGACATGTTACCAAACTTCCGATACAGGATGCTGCTTCTGCTGAAGAATTGCTCAAAAGCAGCAAAGGATTTTCTATGGAAGATTTCGTAAAGCACGTAATTCCTAAAAGTATTTTTGAAGCTTTTGCAACCAATGAAGTACTTCAGATTGTGGTATTTTCCATTATGTTCGGGATTGCTTTGGCTAATTTAGGTGAAGAATACTCGCAGCCGGTCATCAAGTTATTTGATATTATTGCACATGGAATTCTTAAAATGGTGGGGTATATCATGTGGTTTGCTCCTCTTGGAGTGTTGGGAGCTATTGCAGCAGTAGTGGCTACCAACGGTTTTGAGATCTTTAAAGTATATGCTATTTATTTAAGAGATTTCTTCTTTGCTTTGGCTGTTTTATGGCTGGTTTTATTATTGGTAGGCTATTTAATCTTGGGAAACCGTCTTTTCGATTTATTGAGAAGAATAAAAGCGCCTTTATTAATTGCATTTTCTACCACAAGTTCTGAAGCTGTTTTCCCGAAACTGGTAGAAGAACTGGAAAGATTCGGATGTAATAATAGGGTGGTATCATTTATCTTACCTTTGGGATATTCATTCAATCTGGATGGAAGTATGATGTATATGACGTTTGCCTCGATCTTTATTGCACAGATTTACGGGGTTGAAATGACAGTCGGACAGCAAATTACCATGCTTTTAGTATTGATGCTTACTTCAAAAGGAATTGCCGGAGTTCCGAGAGCCTCTTTGGTAATTATTGTGGCAACGTGTTCCATGTTCGGAATTCCGCCGGAAGGAATTGCACTTATTTTACCAATTGATCATTTCTGCGATATGGGAAGAAGTATGACCAACGTTTTAGGAAATGCTTTGGCAACCTCAGCGGTTTCTAAATGGGAAGGTCAGCTGGAAAATCATGGCGGGGATATTTAA
- a CDS encoding BON domain-containing protein, with translation MKKTIAMAALAIAVSFGSISCKKKVSDAELQTQATTIVTSNPNASVEVKDGVAHLSGTFADEQSKNAMIAQLKTVNGIKDVMDMTKIEAPAPAAPVETTSAVDPAVQQKVQDAVKDFPSVKVEVVNGELTLTGNVSSIQARKIKESIDALKIGKYNNNLVVK, from the coding sequence ATGAAAAAAACAATCGCAATGGCTGCGTTGGCAATCGCAGTATCTTTCGGATCGATTTCGTGTAAGAAAAAAGTCTCTGATGCGGAACTTCAGACTCAGGCAACGACTATTGTAACTTCAAATCCAAATGCTTCCGTTGAGGTAAAAGACGGTGTAGCACATTTAAGCGGAACTTTTGCCGATGAACAGTCTAAAAATGCTATGATTGCTCAGCTGAAGACCGTAAACGGTATTAAAGACGTAATGGATATGACAAAAATTGAAGCTCCGGCTCCGGCAGCTCCTGTTGAAACGACATCTGCAGTAGACCCTGCTGTTCAGCAAAAAGTACAGGACGCTGTAAAAGATTTCCCTTCAGTAAAGGTAGAAGTTGTAAACGGAGAGCTTACGCTTACAGGAAATGTATCTTCAATACAGGCTAGAAAAATCAAAGAATCTATAGACGCTTTGAAAATCGGGAAATACAATAATAACTTAGTCGTAAAATAA
- a CDS encoding SH3 domain-containing protein produces MSTLQDKYSSVVSAAQSAGISNLQVQEQDGILYVSGNAANTAAKDAVWNALGAIDSTYSASDINIDVQVSGLASGASLTVATEESNLNIRQEPSTEAAVVGKAAKGASVTLVEQTSDDWWKVKTADGQEGYAYSRYLKA; encoded by the coding sequence ATGAGCACATTACAAGACAAATATTCAAGCGTAGTTTCTGCTGCCCAGTCTGCAGGAATTTCAAATCTTCAGGTTCAGGAGCAGGACGGAATTTTATATGTTTCCGGAAATGCTGCTAATACAGCCGCTAAAGATGCAGTTTGGAATGCTTTAGGAGCAATAGATTCTACTTATTCTGCATCCGATATCAATATCGATGTACAGGTGAGCGGATTGGCTTCGGGAGCTTCGTTAACAGTAGCTACTGAAGAATCGAACTTAAACATCAGACAGGAACCATCTACGGAAGCAGCTGTTGTAGGTAAAGCAGCAAAAGGAGCATCTGTAACTTTGGTTGAACAAACTTCCGACGATTGGTGGAAAGTAAAAACCGCTGACGGACAGGAAGGCTATGCTTATTCAAGATATTTAAAAGCTTAA
- a CDS encoding TonB-dependent receptor, which produces MKNFFLVLLFSFNCLLLSGQKLNIDGKVSDFENKPVENASIRLIKQRDSSLISSTLTNKEGNFSLKFNEFNEPSILKIDAHKLISYSKSFDKINKSLRLDEIKLDKDKISDIEEVVITASPVKIKKDTIEFNANAIKVRPDSNIQELLKNIDGIEVDSDGKITVNGKEVDQIMINGKPFFDTTGKIALENIPADIIKNIQVTSTKTKEEELMGKTPKSEKSTINFNIDEKKNQGFISRITGGYGSDERYEASGFLSYFKNKTKISLLGSSNNINTKGFTNDEAQNLGGNTGGRGGNNMKGIQKSTTIGVNYSDQLSSNVDLESLGATRNETNLETASKVSRTTFLPDSTLKTNSENHADNNTEQYNFNSAVKIRPDSLSTIYFSPRLSLSQTTNERTSKSITYKNDELLNESESSNHSKSENNSFSPNLYYSKKFKKKGRSLYASLNTSISESKNDNLTRSATKFYQSSDPDDIRNQLSQSKNQNNNYSFNAKYSEPVSDSLNISLGLNYNSKNLSNIRNVNDFDENTGQYSNYNILLSKSSDQKNNQLSPEINIELNKKKYSIWASTTVNFSDLKYNAVFNGQHYDLQRNFTLPDYNAGLQYRIYENSKLSIYNSASFTVPTPENVIPYRDESNPLITYEGNPDLKNTWSNRTSVYFTNFNTKKNFNYNVNVSFTYNNNDITDFSFYDESGKQFVSYRNISGNKSATLGGSLGKTYKWNDNKLTIRPKANLSYRYNKGYINGQEFLGNSYTFTPGISFTYDKKDKINIKPSYNVNYTLSNYENYSVESIKNTYQTFRLELTNYFLKTNLIFENDFEYNRSSNITPGFKRDFYFWNTSIGYTFYKKQLTARVRVYDILNQNQSVRRTISASYVEDREDLILKRYIMFSLTLKLNKFAGRKM; this is translated from the coding sequence ATGAAGAATTTTTTTTTGGTACTGTTATTTTCATTCAATTGTTTACTGCTTAGTGGACAGAAATTAAACATTGATGGTAAAGTTTCAGATTTTGAAAACAAGCCTGTCGAAAATGCATCCATTCGTCTTATCAAACAAAGAGATTCATCGCTTATAAGCTCTACTCTTACCAATAAAGAAGGAAACTTTTCTTTAAAGTTTAATGAGTTCAATGAACCTTCCATTTTAAAAATAGATGCACACAAATTAATTTCCTATTCTAAAAGTTTCGATAAAATAAATAAATCTTTAAGACTGGACGAAATTAAGCTTGATAAAGACAAAATTTCTGATATTGAAGAAGTTGTTATAACTGCTTCACCCGTAAAAATAAAAAAAGATACGATTGAATTTAATGCCAATGCCATTAAAGTGCGTCCTGACAGCAATATTCAGGAACTATTAAAAAATATCGACGGAATAGAAGTCGACAGCGATGGGAAAATTACCGTAAACGGAAAAGAAGTTGACCAGATCATGATCAACGGAAAGCCGTTTTTTGATACCACCGGAAAAATTGCCCTGGAAAATATTCCGGCGGATATTATTAAAAATATTCAGGTTACCTCTACCAAAACCAAAGAAGAGGAACTTATGGGAAAAACTCCGAAATCTGAAAAATCTACGATCAATTTTAATATTGACGAAAAGAAAAATCAAGGGTTTATTTCCAGGATTACCGGAGGATACGGCAGCGATGAAAGATATGAAGCCAGTGGTTTTTTAAGCTATTTTAAAAATAAAACGAAAATCAGCCTGCTCGGTTCATCCAATAATATCAATACTAAAGGTTTTACCAACGATGAAGCTCAGAATTTAGGCGGCAATACAGGAGGAAGAGGCGGGAATAATATGAAAGGAATCCAGAAATCCACAACAATCGGAGTAAATTATAGTGATCAGCTAAGTTCAAATGTCGATTTGGAATCTCTGGGAGCAACGCGTAATGAGACGAATCTGGAAACAGCCTCTAAAGTTTCCAGAACGACTTTTCTTCCTGATTCAACTTTAAAAACAAACTCTGAAAATCATGCCGACAATAATACGGAACAGTATAATTTCAATTCGGCAGTAAAAATAAGGCCAGATTCTTTAAGCACCATTTATTTTTCACCCAGACTTTCACTTTCCCAAACAACAAATGAAAGGACCTCAAAATCCATTACCTATAAAAATGATGAACTGCTGAACGAAAGTGAATCTTCCAACCATTCAAAATCAGAAAACAATTCCTTCAGCCCGAACTTGTATTATTCTAAAAAGTTTAAAAAGAAAGGGAGATCATTATATGCAAGTTTAAACACTTCAATTTCGGAATCAAAAAATGATAATCTTACAAGATCTGCTACAAAATTTTATCAGAGTTCGGACCCCGATGATATTAGAAATCAGTTATCCCAAAGCAAAAATCAGAATAATAATTACTCATTTAATGCAAAATATTCTGAACCGGTTTCAGATTCTTTAAATATAAGTTTAGGATTAAATTATAATTCCAAAAATCTTTCAAACATCAGAAACGTAAATGATTTTGATGAAAATACGGGGCAATATTCCAATTACAATATTCTTTTATCTAAGAGTTCCGATCAGAAAAACAATCAGCTCTCACCGGAGATCAATATTGAATTGAATAAGAAAAAATACAGCATTTGGGCTTCTACAACGGTGAACTTTTCAGATTTAAAATATAATGCAGTTTTCAATGGGCAACATTACGATCTTCAGAGAAATTTTACGTTACCGGATTATAATGCAGGACTTCAGTACCGCATTTATGAAAACTCAAAATTAAGTATTTACAATTCGGCGAGCTTCACCGTTCCTACTCCGGAGAATGTGATTCCGTACAGGGATGAATCCAATCCTTTGATCACGTATGAAGGAAACCCTGATCTTAAAAATACATGGAGCAACAGAACGAGTGTGTACTTTACGAATTTTAATACCAAAAAGAATTTTAATTATAACGTTAATGTAAGCTTCACCTACAACAATAACGATATTACAGATTTTTCGTTTTATGACGAATCCGGAAAACAGTTTGTCAGCTACAGGAATATCAGCGGAAACAAAAGTGCCACATTGGGAGGAAGTCTTGGAAAAACGTATAAATGGAATGATAATAAACTAACAATCAGACCCAAAGCTAATCTAAGCTACCGGTACAATAAAGGCTATATCAACGGCCAGGAATTTTTAGGAAATTCTTATACGTTCACTCCGGGAATCAGTTTTACGTATGATAAAAAAGACAAAATCAATATAAAACCTTCCTATAATGTAAATTATACTCTCTCAAATTATGAAAATTACAGCGTTGAAAGTATAAAAAACACCTATCAGACTTTCAGGCTTGAACTCACGAATTATTTTCTGAAAACCAACCTTATTTTCGAAAACGATTTTGAATACAATAGAAGCTCAAACATTACTCCCGGCTTCAAAAGAGATTTTTACTTTTGGAATACAAGCATTGGATATACATTTTACAAAAAACAATTAACTGCACGAGTACGGGTTTATGATATATTAAATCAAAACCAGAGTGTGAGAAGAACTATTTCAGCGTCTTATGTGGAAGATCGTGAAGACCTGATTCTGAAACGGTACATTATGTTTTCCCTTACTTTGAAACTGAACAAATTTGCAGGAAGAAAAATGTGA
- a CDS encoding CocE/NonD family hydrolase, protein MKIHFSIVLIFLFVFGNSQSPQPDTFVKDNFTKKEFYIPMRDGTKLFTAVYIPKDISSKNKYPFLMQRTCYSIAPYGENEYRTKLGPNPYIMKDKYIFVLQDVRGRYMSEGTFTNMTPQVERKTKKDIDESTDTYDTIEWLLKNIKDNNGKVGQYGTSYPGFYTAVGILAQHPALVASSPQAPISDFWNDDFLHNGRFMLAYFRTFPVFGVQKTKPENKAWYNDSMIKITSEDGLKFYRDMGTLKDGYEKYYKNNFFMTEVMNHTNYDEFWQKRSLLPHLKNVNHAVMTVGGWFDAEDLSGPLNIYKTIEKTSPKAKNMIVMGPFSHGAWAYEQGKHFHNQIYFGDSIATYYQKNIETKFFNHYLKGNTKQDAGLPEALMYDTGAKQWREFATYPPKEAKKINFYLSDGTLKNTAGQGSSEYYSDPNNPVLSSDNLKDFNGFTPRNYMSEDQRFAEGRPDVLTFTTDALTEDITFAGEIMAKLNIASTSTDADFAVKLIDIYPEDFKPTEKKDGVVYGNYHQMVRSEIMPARFRNSREKAEALVPNQKTAVNFRLQDVVHTFKKGHKIQIQISSTWFPLFAINPQKFLDNPNFATKEDYTKAFIKVFDDSAIEVEVLK, encoded by the coding sequence ATGAAGATTCATTTTTCAATTGTACTTATTTTCCTGTTTGTTTTTGGAAATTCACAATCGCCACAACCTGATACTTTTGTAAAAGATAATTTTACCAAAAAGGAATTCTATATTCCCATGCGTGACGGAACAAAACTCTTTACTGCGGTCTATATCCCAAAAGATATTTCCAGTAAAAACAAATATCCGTTTCTGATGCAGAGAACGTGCTACAGCATTGCTCCTTACGGTGAAAACGAATACAGAACCAAACTTGGCCCGAATCCTTATATCATGAAAGACAAATATATTTTCGTCCTTCAGGATGTTCGTGGAAGATATATGAGCGAGGGAACGTTCACCAATATGACACCACAGGTTGAAAGAAAAACAAAAAAAGACATTGACGAAAGTACAGACACTTATGACACGATAGAATGGCTTTTAAAGAACATTAAAGACAACAACGGAAAAGTGGGTCAATACGGAACTTCTTATCCTGGATTTTACACCGCCGTCGGAATTTTAGCACAGCATCCTGCTTTGGTAGCTTCTTCTCCTCAAGCGCCTATTTCGGATTTCTGGAACGACGATTTTCTTCACAACGGAAGATTTATGTTAGCTTATTTCAGAACATTCCCTGTTTTCGGGGTTCAGAAAACAAAACCTGAAAATAAGGCTTGGTATAACGATTCTATGATTAAAATAACTTCTGAAGATGGTCTGAAATTTTACAGAGATATGGGAACCTTGAAGGACGGTTATGAAAAATATTATAAGAACAATTTCTTTATGACGGAAGTTATGAATCACACCAATTACGATGAATTCTGGCAAAAAAGGAGCCTTTTACCTCATCTTAAAAATGTAAATCATGCCGTGATGACTGTTGGAGGATGGTTTGATGCAGAAGATCTTTCAGGACCTTTAAATATTTATAAAACGATAGAAAAAACAAGTCCTAAAGCCAAAAATATGATTGTAATGGGACCTTTCTCCCATGGAGCCTGGGCGTATGAACAGGGAAAGCATTTTCATAACCAGATTTATTTTGGAGACAGCATTGCCACCTATTATCAGAAAAATATTGAAACGAAATTTTTCAATCATTATTTAAAAGGAAATACAAAACAGGATGCTGGTTTACCGGAAGCTTTAATGTATGACACCGGAGCAAAACAATGGAGAGAATTTGCAACCTATCCTCCAAAAGAAGCGAAAAAAATTAACTTCTATCTATCTGACGGAACATTGAAAAATACGGCAGGACAAGGTTCATCGGAATACTACAGTGATCCGAACAATCCGGTTTTAAGTTCTGATAATTTAAAAGATTTTAATGGATTTACTCCAAGAAATTATATGTCGGAAGACCAAAGGTTTGCAGAAGGAAGACCCGATGTTTTGACATTCACAACAGATGCTTTAACGGAAGATATCACTTTCGCCGGTGAAATTATGGCTAAATTAAATATTGCTTCCACTTCCACTGATGCAGATTTCGCAGTAAAATTAATTGATATTTATCCTGAAGATTTCAAACCTACTGAGAAAAAAGACGGTGTGGTCTACGGAAATTATCATCAGATGGTAAGAAGTGAGATCATGCCTGCCAGATTCAGAAATTCGAGAGAAAAAGCTGAAGCTTTGGTTCCGAATCAAAAAACAGCAGTGAATTTCAGATTACAGGATGTTGTTCATACCTTTAAAAAAGGGCATAAAATCCAGATACAAATTTCTTCTACATGGTTCCCGTTATTTGCGATCAATCCACAAAAATTCTTAGACAATCCGAATTTTGCCACGAAAGAAGATTATACGAAAGCATTTATCAAGGTTTTTGATGATAGCGCGATTGAAGTTGAGGTTTTAAAATAA
- a CDS encoding alpha-ketoglutarate-dependent dioxygenase AlkB family protein, translated as MNLFEDISDYPSNILPNDGTVHYYGKIFSKEKSDFYYGYLFKQIPWENDEAIIFGKLILTKRKVAWFGERPFEYTYSKRTKYAKFWTPELLALKQKCEEISGETYNSCLLNLYHDGSEGMAYHSDAEKDLKKHGAIASLTFGAERKFLFKHKTTKEKVEIFLENGSLLVMKGTTQDHWLHRLPPTTKIKTPRVNLTFRTIEE; from the coding sequence CTGAATCTATTCGAAGACATATCAGATTACCCTTCAAATATTCTTCCCAACGACGGAACTGTTCACTATTACGGAAAAATATTCTCCAAAGAGAAGTCGGATTTTTATTATGGCTATCTATTCAAGCAGATTCCCTGGGAAAATGATGAAGCCATCATTTTTGGCAAGTTGATTTTAACCAAAAGAAAAGTGGCATGGTTTGGAGAAAGACCATTTGAATATACTTATTCAAAGCGAACAAAATATGCCAAGTTTTGGACTCCCGAATTGTTGGCATTAAAGCAAAAATGTGAAGAAATTTCCGGCGAAACCTACAACTCCTGTTTGCTGAATTTATATCATGACGGAAGTGAAGGGATGGCTTATCACAGCGATGCAGAAAAAGACTTGAAAAAACATGGTGCAATTGCTTCCCTGACTTTTGGTGCAGAAAGAAAGTTTCTGTTTAAACATAAAACCACAAAAGAAAAAGTAGAAATTTTTCTGGAAAACGGCAGCTTATTGGTAATGAAAGGAACAACGCAGGACCATTGGCTTCACAGGCTTCCGCCAACAACAAAAATAAAAACTCCAAGAGTAAATCTTACCTTTAGAACAATTGAGGAATAA
- a CDS encoding bifunctional helix-turn-helix domain-containing protein/methylated-DNA--[protein]-cysteine S-methyltransferase, with protein sequence MSTQNQIDYERIAKAIEYIRSNFKLQPSLDEVAERIHLSPAHFQKMFSDWAGTSPKKFLQFISLEHAKNLLKEEKASLFDTAYETGFSSTSRLHDLFVKIEGMSPAEYKNGGKSLHINYSFSETPFGNVIAASTEKGICSMAFETDTNKALGDLQAKFPNASFFERQDEFQKNALSIFNKDWTKLNTIKLHLKGTDFQLKVWESLLTIPMGKLSTYGNLAEKIGHSNASRAVGTAVGSNPVAFLIPCHRVIQSSGNLGRYRWGSERKQLIVGWESSRIYSDS encoded by the coding sequence ATGTCCACACAAAATCAGATAGATTACGAAAGAATTGCGAAAGCGATAGAGTATATCCGGAGCAACTTTAAGCTTCAGCCAAGTTTGGATGAAGTGGCAGAGAGAATTCATCTAAGTCCGGCTCATTTTCAGAAGATGTTTTCTGACTGGGCGGGAACAAGCCCGAAGAAATTTTTGCAGTTCATCAGTCTTGAGCATGCTAAAAATTTGTTGAAGGAAGAAAAAGCGAGTTTGTTTGATACGGCTTACGAGACAGGTTTTTCGAGTACAAGCAGATTGCATGATCTGTTTGTGAAAATTGAGGGAATGTCTCCGGCAGAATATAAAAACGGAGGAAAAAGTCTTCATATTAATTACAGTTTTTCAGAAACTCCTTTTGGAAATGTAATTGCAGCTTCCACAGAGAAAGGAATCTGTTCTATGGCTTTTGAAACCGATACCAATAAAGCATTGGGGGATTTACAGGCTAAATTTCCCAATGCTTCTTTTTTTGAAAGACAGGACGAATTTCAGAAAAATGCTTTGTCCATTTTCAATAAAGACTGGACGAAGCTTAATACCATTAAATTACATTTAAAAGGAACAGATTTTCAGTTAAAGGTCTGGGAAAGCCTTCTCACCATTCCGATGGGAAAATTATCAACATATGGAAATTTAGCTGAAAAAATAGGCCATTCTAATGCTTCAAGAGCGGTCGGAACTGCAGTTGGAAGTAATCCTGTAGCTTTTTTAATTCCCTGTCATCGGGTAATTCAGTCTTCCGGAAATCTTGGCCGTTACCGATGGGGTAGTGAGAGAAAACAGTTGATTGTGGGGTGGGAGAGTTCTCGAATTTACTCTGATTCTTAA
- the speB gene encoding agmatinase, translating into MKTYAGIPEENASLENSKVMLVTVPYDGTSTWGKGADKGPELFLNASENMELYDIETQTEPYLDGVYLAGEVAENSTPEAMTEAVYQKTKELLNNDGKLFTLFGGEHSVSIGSIRAVGEKFENLTVLQLDAHTDLRPEFHGSTSNHACAVFEANQKHNLVQVGIRSMDIEEAQYLPEGRVFFAHEIANNENWVNDVLEKVSGNVYITIDLDAFDPSLCPSTGTPEPGGLQWYPTLELLRKVFEKCNVVAFDIVELMDSPMAKPSAFLAAKLYYKMLAYYHLYNNN; encoded by the coding sequence ATGAAAACATACGCAGGAATTCCTGAAGAAAATGCATCATTAGAGAACTCAAAAGTAATGTTGGTAACGGTTCCTTACGACGGAACCTCAACTTGGGGAAAAGGAGCGGATAAAGGTCCGGAATTGTTCTTAAACGCTTCTGAAAACATGGAGCTTTACGACATCGAAACTCAGACAGAACCTTATCTGGATGGAGTTTACCTGGCTGGAGAAGTTGCTGAAAATTCTACTCCTGAAGCCATGACAGAAGCCGTTTACCAGAAAACAAAAGAACTTTTGAATAATGATGGTAAATTATTCACACTTTTCGGGGGAGAGCACTCCGTTTCCATCGGTTCGATCCGTGCGGTTGGGGAAAAATTTGAAAACTTAACAGTTCTTCAATTGGATGCGCACACGGATCTTCGTCCGGAATTCCATGGTTCTACTTCCAATCACGCCTGTGCGGTTTTTGAGGCGAATCAGAAACATAATCTGGTTCAGGTGGGAATCCGTTCAATGGATATCGAAGAAGCTCAGTATTTACCGGAAGGAAGAGTATTTTTTGCTCACGAAATAGCCAACAACGAAAATTGGGTGAATGATGTATTGGAAAAAGTTTCAGGAAACGTGTATATCACCATCGACCTTGATGCTTTTGATCCTTCACTTTGCCCGTCAACAGGAACTCCTGAACCGGGTGGGTTACAATGGTATCCGACATTGGAGTTATTAAGAAAAGTATTCGAAAAATGTAACGTTGTAGCGTTTGATATTGTAGAATTAATGGATTCTCCGATGGCAAAGCCAAGCGCGTTCCTTGCAGCGAAGTTATATTACAAAATGCTTGCTTACTATCATCTTTATAACAACAACTAA
- a CDS encoding HAD family hydrolase — translation MPLKAVLFDMDGVIVDTEPLHRKAYFKTFDELEITVSEELYTSFTGASTKRVCETLINEFNLNQTHEEIAKSKRDYFKDYFYNDEEFDLIPGVKDLIQHYFENGIKLILASSATMTTINMVFEKFDLEKYFSGKISGADLKESKPHPEVFLLAAEMSGEPVENCMVIEDSTNGILAAHRAKIFCAAYRSPHSKNQDYTLADTVVSDYEDLQLDKISKYF, via the coding sequence ATGCCTTTAAAAGCTGTTCTTTTCGATATGGATGGAGTGATTGTAGACACAGAGCCATTGCACAGGAAAGCTTATTTTAAAACCTTTGACGAGTTGGAAATTACGGTTTCCGAAGAATTATATACCTCTTTTACAGGAGCTTCAACAAAAAGAGTTTGCGAAACATTGATTAATGAATTTAATCTAAATCAAACTCACGAAGAAATTGCCAAAAGCAAAAGAGATTATTTCAAGGATTATTTTTACAATGATGAAGAATTTGATTTGATTCCCGGTGTAAAAGATCTTATTCAGCATTATTTTGAAAACGGAATCAAACTAATTCTAGCTTCTTCAGCCACCATGACCACCATCAATATGGTTTTTGAAAAATTTGACCTTGAAAAATATTTCAGCGGAAAAATAAGCGGTGCCGATTTAAAAGAATCAAAACCCCATCCGGAAGTATTTTTGTTAGCGGCAGAAATGTCGGGTGAGCCTGTTGAAAACTGTATGGTCATTGAAGATTCCACCAACGGAATTTTAGCAGCACACCGGGCAAAAATTTTCTGTGCGGCATACAGAAGCCCACATTCTAAAAATCAGGATTATACTTTGGCAGACACCGTAGTTTCAGATTATGAAGATCTTCAATTAGATAAAATTTCAAAGTATTTTTAA